A genome region from Candidatus Alcyoniella australis includes the following:
- the feoB gene encoding ferrous iron transport protein B: MKRITIALAGNPNSGKTTIFNALTGARQKVGNWGGVTVERKQGHLEFEGYEVTVVDLPGTYSLTAYSIEELVARNYIVDERPDVVVDIVDAGNLERNLYLTTQLVELSCPLVIALNMMDVAEQKGLKIAIGRLSEIFGAPLVPTVGSREKGLESLLRACIEVVEGRNDAIRPVRIPYGSEVEGHLAELTQMLPTSQIERCYAAERWMAIKLLENDRRAIENIAEAENSEKLLLTIERLREHLVSLYGDDPELLFAERRYGFIAGALKETLTETLIDRVSVSEQIDRVLTNRLFGLPLFALMVWAMFQFTFTVGAYPMDWLDIGVSWLGRSVGALLPAGLLRGLIVEGVIGGVGSVLVFMPNILLLFLCISFLEDSGYMARAAFLMDRVMHLLGLHGKSFIPLLMGFGCTVPAVMATRTLESERDRILTIMINPLMSCSARLPVYVLLAGAFFPPARAGTVIFSIYLLGALLAVLVGRLFSKTILRGQAAPFVMELPPYRLPTFKTTAIHMWERSKIFVRKMGGVILVGSIVIWFLGAFPVHGPRHQELTGRIDAHGLSYGLYQAGANSKQRLTIELYHTEHVAQLQQTLEADRIAESYIGRIGRTIEPIFAPLGLDWRAAVAVLTGFVAKEIVVSTLGVLMQVDDEQQPGNAGLIVALRNTGMTPLIAYAFMAFILIYTPCLATVAAIRRETNSRKWAAFSVAYSFVLAWVVAFSIKSVGGLLGF; this comes from the coding sequence GTGAAACGCATCACTATCGCCCTGGCGGGTAATCCAAACTCGGGCAAGACCACGATCTTCAACGCGCTGACCGGCGCGCGGCAGAAGGTCGGCAACTGGGGCGGCGTGACCGTCGAGCGCAAGCAGGGACACCTGGAGTTCGAGGGGTACGAGGTCACGGTTGTCGATCTGCCGGGCACATACTCGCTCACCGCTTACTCGATCGAGGAGCTGGTCGCCCGCAACTACATCGTGGACGAGCGACCCGACGTGGTGGTGGACATCGTCGACGCGGGCAATCTGGAGCGCAACCTGTACCTGACCACCCAGCTTGTGGAGCTGAGCTGCCCGCTGGTGATCGCGCTGAACATGATGGACGTGGCCGAGCAAAAGGGGCTGAAGATCGCCATCGGTCGGCTCAGCGAGATCTTCGGCGCGCCGCTGGTGCCCACGGTCGGCTCACGGGAAAAGGGACTGGAAAGCCTGCTGCGAGCCTGCATCGAAGTCGTCGAGGGGCGCAACGACGCAATACGCCCAGTGCGCATCCCCTACGGCTCCGAGGTCGAGGGTCACCTGGCCGAGCTGACACAGATGTTGCCGACCAGCCAAATCGAGCGCTGCTACGCTGCGGAGCGCTGGATGGCGATCAAACTGCTCGAGAACGACCGCCGGGCGATCGAGAACATCGCCGAGGCCGAAAATAGCGAGAAGCTGCTGCTGACGATTGAGCGCCTGCGCGAGCATCTGGTCTCGCTTTACGGCGACGACCCGGAATTGCTGTTCGCCGAACGACGCTACGGCTTCATCGCCGGCGCGCTTAAGGAGACGCTGACCGAAACGCTGATCGACCGCGTCTCGGTCTCCGAGCAGATCGACCGCGTGCTGACCAACAGGCTGTTCGGCCTGCCGCTGTTCGCGCTGATGGTCTGGGCGATGTTCCAGTTCACGTTCACGGTCGGCGCCTACCCGATGGACTGGCTGGACATCGGCGTTTCCTGGCTCGGCCGAAGCGTGGGCGCGCTGCTTCCCGCGGGACTGCTGCGCGGGCTGATCGTCGAGGGCGTGATCGGCGGCGTGGGCTCGGTACTGGTGTTCATGCCCAACATCCTGCTGCTGTTTTTGTGCATCAGCTTCCTCGAGGACTCGGGCTACATGGCGCGCGCCGCTTTTTTGATGGACCGCGTGATGCACCTGCTGGGTCTGCACGGCAAGAGTTTTATCCCGTTGCTGATGGGCTTTGGCTGCACGGTTCCGGCGGTGATGGCCACGCGGACTCTGGAAAGCGAACGCGACCGGATTCTGACGATCATGATCAATCCGCTGATGTCGTGCTCTGCGCGGCTGCCGGTCTACGTGCTGCTCGCCGGCGCGTTCTTCCCCCCGGCGCGTGCCGGGACCGTGATCTTCTCGATCTATTTGCTTGGCGCGCTGCTGGCGGTGCTGGTCGGCAGGCTGTTCTCCAAAACAATCCTGCGCGGTCAGGCCGCGCCGTTCGTGATGGAGCTGCCGCCCTACCGCCTGCCCACGTTCAAAACCACGGCGATTCACATGTGGGAGCGCTCCAAGATCTTCGTGCGCAAGATGGGCGGCGTGATCCTTGTGGGCAGCATTGTGATTTGGTTTCTTGGCGCGTTCCCGGTGCACGGACCGCGGCACCAAGAGCTGACCGGGCGGATCGATGCCCACGGCCTGAGCTACGGGCTGTACCAGGCCGGTGCCAACTCCAAACAGCGGTTGACCATCGAGCTTTACCACACGGAGCACGTGGCCCAATTACAGCAAACACTGGAGGCCGATCGCATCGCTGAGAGCTACATCGGCCGCATCGGCCGGACCATCGAGCCGATCTTCGCGCCGCTTGGACTGGATTGGCGCGCGGCCGTGGCCGTGCTCACCGGGTTCGTGGCCAAGGAGATTGTGGTCTCGACCCTGGGCGTGCTGATGCAGGTCGACGACGAGCAGCAGCCGGGCAACGCGGGGTTGATCGTCGCCCTGCGCAATACCGGCATGACCCCGCTGATCGCCTACGCTTTTATGGCGTTCATTTTGATCTATACGCCGTGCCTGGCCACGGTGGCCGCGATCCGCCGCGAGACCAACTCGCGCAAGTGGGCGGCGTTCAGCGTGGCCTACTCGTTCGTGCTGGCCTGGGTCGTGGCCTTTTCCATCAAGTCGGTCGGCGGGTTGCTCGGATTTTAG
- a CDS encoding L-2-amino-thiazoline-4-carboxylic acid hydrolase: MGERLDLALFDLRSGWAALKILASELGWFGALGVGLRIAVGQARGEPFKKLGPPQSRGEELTRRQAAGAVLLERALARRMESDQAFNLTQRVVEEGSLIFLRAQIPRIERPRVLAMSGDERLAFLRGISARFPNSTVEGLKIEGESEFEFKVVRCLFVELCARIERPDLAPLFCAGDLLYFEREQPQVRLQRPSTLSEGGECCHFQFRWKG; this comes from the coding sequence ATGGGCGAGCGGCTCGATCTGGCATTGTTCGACCTGCGGTCCGGCTGGGCCGCGCTGAAGATCCTGGCGTCCGAGCTGGGCTGGTTCGGGGCGCTGGGGGTCGGCCTGCGGATCGCGGTCGGCCAGGCGCGCGGCGAGCCGTTTAAAAAGCTCGGCCCGCCGCAAAGCCGTGGCGAGGAGCTGACCCGGCGGCAGGCAGCGGGCGCGGTGCTGCTCGAACGCGCGTTGGCGCGGCGGATGGAGAGCGACCAGGCGTTTAACCTCACCCAGCGCGTGGTCGAGGAGGGCTCGCTGATCTTCCTGCGCGCGCAGATCCCGCGCATTGAGCGGCCGCGGGTGCTGGCGATGTCCGGCGACGAACGGTTGGCGTTTTTGCGCGGCATCAGCGCGCGCTTTCCCAACTCCACGGTCGAGGGGCTGAAGATCGAGGGCGAGAGCGAGTTCGAGTTCAAGGTGGTGCGCTGTTTGTTCGTCGAACTCTGCGCGCGCATCGAGCGGCCCGACTTGGCGCCGTTGTTCTGCGCCGGCGATTTGCTGTACTTCGAACGCGAGCAACCCCAGGTGCGGCTGCAACGGCCCAGCACGCTGTCCGAGGGTGGCGAGTGCTGCCATTTCCAGTTCCGCTGGAAAGGTTAA
- the polX gene encoding DNA polymerase/3'-5' exonuclease PolX → MDNRGIAEKLEQIALLLELRGEVVFKIRAYQNAARMLKGLEEDLEQFVQRANAGEVKGIGKALSEKIEALYRTDELPYLERLIAQFEPGMLELLKVPGLGAKKVRALHEQLGISSLGELEYACHENRLVELKGFGAKSQAAILEGIVRVRRFSRRVRYPTARTAADAMLQTLNSSGLAQRIEVAGSLRRRLETVKDLDLLAASNDPEAMMRAFIEQPEATQIIGHGETMSSLVLQSGIAADLRVVSSEQWPAALIHFTGSKEHNTQLRSRAKGLGFKLNEYGLFRGETPQPLADEADLYAKLGLHYIPPEAREGQGEIELAERSKFPRLVEVSDLRGIVHCHTTFSDGSNTLEAMAHAVLERGYQYLGVSDHSQSASYAGGLKPDDIKRQREEVQRLNSELAPFRILHGIESDILADGSLDYDEALLDSLDFVIASVHSQFNMSFEQMTARIVAAVRNPYTTILGHPTGRLLLSREAYPLDVEAVLEVAAQTGTAIELNANPHRLDLDWRHHRRAKQLGVLIAICPDAHSIKGIDDVAYGVGIARKGWLGPQDVLTCLDLPHLLSLLRAHG, encoded by the coding sequence ATGGACAACCGCGGAATCGCCGAGAAGCTCGAACAGATCGCCCTGCTGCTCGAGCTGCGCGGCGAGGTGGTGTTCAAAATTCGCGCCTACCAAAACGCGGCGCGGATGCTCAAGGGACTCGAGGAAGACCTGGAGCAGTTCGTCCAGCGCGCCAATGCCGGCGAGGTCAAGGGAATCGGCAAGGCGCTGAGCGAAAAGATCGAGGCCCTCTATCGCACGGACGAACTGCCCTACCTCGAACGCCTGATCGCCCAGTTCGAGCCCGGAATGCTCGAGCTGCTCAAGGTGCCCGGCCTGGGAGCGAAAAAGGTGCGGGCGCTGCACGAGCAACTGGGGATCAGCTCATTGGGCGAGCTGGAGTACGCCTGCCACGAGAACCGGCTTGTAGAGCTCAAGGGGTTCGGCGCCAAGAGCCAGGCGGCGATTCTTGAAGGCATCGTGCGCGTGCGGCGCTTCTCCCGCCGCGTGCGCTATCCCACGGCCCGCACGGCCGCCGATGCCATGCTTCAAACGTTGAACAGCAGCGGATTGGCCCAGAGGATCGAGGTCGCCGGCTCGTTGCGGCGCAGGCTCGAGACGGTCAAGGACCTCGACCTGCTCGCCGCCTCGAACGACCCCGAAGCCATGATGCGCGCCTTTATCGAACAGCCCGAGGCAACGCAAATCATTGGCCACGGCGAGACCATGTCATCGCTGGTGCTGCAATCGGGAATCGCCGCGGATCTACGCGTGGTCTCATCCGAGCAGTGGCCCGCGGCCTTGATACACTTCACCGGCAGCAAAGAGCACAACACGCAGCTGCGCTCGCGCGCCAAAGGCCTGGGGTTCAAGCTCAACGAGTACGGATTGTTCCGCGGCGAGACGCCCCAGCCGCTGGCCGACGAGGCCGATCTCTACGCCAAGCTGGGTCTGCACTATATCCCGCCCGAGGCGCGCGAGGGCCAAGGCGAGATCGAGCTTGCCGAACGCTCGAAGTTCCCGCGGCTGGTCGAGGTCTCGGACCTGCGCGGGATAGTGCACTGCCACACCACATTCTCCGACGGCAGCAACACGCTGGAGGCCATGGCCCACGCCGTGCTTGAGCGCGGCTACCAATATTTGGGCGTGTCCGACCACTCCCAAAGCGCGTCGTACGCCGGCGGACTCAAACCCGACGACATCAAACGCCAGCGCGAAGAGGTGCAGCGGCTCAACAGCGAGCTGGCGCCGTTTCGCATTTTGCACGGTATCGAGTCCGACATTCTGGCCGACGGATCGCTGGACTACGACGAGGCGCTGCTGGACTCCCTGGACTTCGTCATCGCCTCGGTGCACTCGCAATTCAACATGAGCTTCGAGCAGATGACCGCGCGGATCGTCGCCGCGGTGCGCAACCCCTACACCACGATCCTGGGCCATCCCACGGGCCGGCTGCTGCTCTCGCGCGAGGCCTACCCGCTGGACGTCGAGGCCGTGCTCGAGGTCGCGGCCCAAACCGGCACGGCCATCGAGCTCAACGCCAATCCGCACCGTCTGGACCTGGATTGGCGTCATCACCGCCGTGCCAAGCAGCTCGGCGTCTTGATTGCAATCTGCCCTGACGCGCACTCGATCAAGGGCATCGACGACGTGGCCTACGGCGTGGGCATCGCACGCAAGGGCTGGCTGGGTCCGCAGGACGTGTTGACCTGTCTGGACCTGCCGCACCTGCTGTCGTTGCTGCGGGCGCATGGCTGA
- a CDS encoding prepilin-type N-terminal cleavage/methylation domain-containing protein: MHTRAENGFSLIEMMIVVAVIGILSAIAIPIYASVRGDAENASVMMDVRNLQSLAVIFQEDHGMPPTTAELDDMYSRTGKDSIAGEYEIISPYIDEDGEGGSGTLVNAFPEGIDGYQPHDWVICSTSQLNSSNYIYALDDNAPDVAEFDEDPMAPLCCGPGDGAVAGDDDDDDDDLGGDDDDDADDDDDGDDDDDADDDDDLGDDDDDDDADDDDDDDIGGDDDDDDDDDDDDDNPVYPGDCPIEAMCPCDWDWANHGEYESCVAHYTNECKKAGIISGAEKGMITSIAAQSNCGK; encoded by the coding sequence ATGCACACAAGAGCAGAGAACGGATTCTCTCTGATCGAGATGATGATCGTGGTCGCAGTGATCGGCATTTTGTCGGCGATCGCCATCCCGATTTACGCCTCAGTGCGCGGAGACGCCGAGAACGCAAGTGTGATGATGGACGTTCGCAATCTGCAGTCCCTGGCGGTTATCTTCCAGGAGGACCATGGCATGCCGCCGACCACGGCCGAGTTGGATGATATGTACAGCCGCACGGGCAAGGATTCGATTGCAGGTGAATACGAGATCATCAGCCCCTACATCGACGAGGACGGTGAGGGCGGATCGGGCACCCTGGTCAACGCCTTTCCCGAGGGAATAGACGGATACCAGCCGCATGACTGGGTGATCTGCAGCACCTCGCAGCTCAACAGCTCCAACTATATCTATGCCCTTGACGACAACGCCCCTGACGTCGCCGAGTTTGACGAGGATCCGATGGCTCCTCTATGTTGCGGGCCCGGAGACGGGGCTGTCGCGGGCGACGACGATGACGATGACGACGACCTGGGCGGCGACGACGATGACGACGCCGACGATGACGATGACGGCGACGACGATGACGACGCCGACGATGACGACGACCTGGGCGACGACGACGATGACGACGATGCCGACGACGATGATGACGACGACATTGGCGGCGACGACGACGACGACGACGATGATGATGATGATGATGACAATCCGGTGTATCCCGGCGACTGCCCGATCGAGGCAATGTGCCCCTGCGACTGGGATTGGGCCAACCACGGTGAGTACGAGTCCTGCGTGGCCCACTACACCAATGAGTGCAAGAAGGCAGGGATCATCAGCGGAGCGGAGAAGGGGATGATCACCTCCATCGCCGCCCAGTCAAACTGCGGAAAGTAA